The following are encoded in a window of Palaemon carinicauda isolate YSFRI2023 chromosome 31, ASM3689809v2, whole genome shotgun sequence genomic DNA:
- the LOC137625053 gene encoding uncharacterized protein, producing the protein MDIVITCKSCGYDCDTVNKLPHVLDCRHMICTDCLKTILLGEKKCNECHKEIKYNSVGEVQFSIPVIRAARIREIECHVTTPSKDEDNHGIGDHSKNQEGTKRRRKIKDEDEEPKSVMEENSIGDCDTHFFPVVGYCKTCDHMVCKDCLIFDHYKSDCDKTCDVVSMVVMAKSFIYDCTALTYKRLCIIEFHRFRMQAFRFYLDIKKSELDGHMNEDLLKEYREMRIMVVEAQEYLHDLMVSVHFYKISLGKLTCTEKLSFDMREISYSIDSMPTRLYPVEIFAEKFFKKYPDFSYKVLLTHGSDKVISKLIENFSFLTNTDPSTLDSTDLEENLIKFMETTPKLKAIGSSLAYEFANTMSEIRLTTSYNEIVKYNHCVMAKLALMPGEVIIQCGRNIWINDHPTARGNKSSEKRLLASQIEKNIKSQQESGNLTGARPKTFPGQSSRSNSQGIQPQEPILSLKQENLSQKTNRSNLVDSCTNERLDKTHAKSQQKSQTTSHHSTDYAKKASKYPMSTLTKIQADYFFSLITFLTPSIAYIIATTPLNLPPVNLDDVKIFGYYSLGKLAESIKSNAEVDINSFNEKKLLHEKRSKCHEEVKLFRSNLNPFAIFNNDAFPYSAHTPPSQEHHKRSRDAVLTESCQSQKEPESSVGETVEIQGENEDTPKEPQRDNRKPGAIQWESEENQSQSESSQRENEENQIERRAKQNTQTSNMENEESQKQCKANQKKHEASQIEKKESQKKNEKSQREKQPSQREKSETRREHEPSQIVHEATHRADDTSQREIETGNRENKKSQEKCEDNQRELEANLKEIHMEYDKGWKECGASQMENRASHMEHEARKWEHEARQREHEASQREHEASQREHEASQREHEASQREHEASQREHEASQREHEVSHTEPGFERGEPGVGRGEPGVGRGEPGVGRGELGVGRSEPGVGRGEPGVGRGEPGVGRGEPGVGRGEPGVGRGETGAGRGEPGVGRGEPGAGRGEPGSGRGEPGSDELGHGEPESGWGEHLISKGEHQASPRKHEASQKKYEVRQREYEARQKEYETRQREHETGQKEHEARQREHETRQREHETRQRKYEESLRGYEESLGSYEESHSKYEENKKEYESSGGERESSWGEHEKSQRQQQASPREHEASQKEYEARQREHEASQKEYEARQRKHEARQREHETRQREYDERLRKHEEILTAYEESLASYEASQSKYEDKEKEYEAFRRLHKTRQMEHIAIQRELVAIHREWGAIQIKYKADPMFLHRNSAKITHEYKTQTMITKETSNLTGTPVSSSSILAIEMGAAALPLNTLRVNLQEEMNQNLTLANSDKILALETRHLHPTQQSENQTDTDEPQDNSNIDELHFKTQDKFTVKSSRPTGTPEYSCMPIIQIQTEALPRISNTATPEIQTQNTVQKQDQGGSVLKTQSKKKTGFSVFKNSLALAQQFCTQHNFDSSYIPFVTNIFTKLAPSATETVLYIIEYMEENRVPPMLPATSNSSVPSSDDEDLQRPWQD; encoded by the coding sequence ATGGATATAGTTATCACATGTAAATCCTGCGGATATGATTGCGACACGGTCAACAAATTGCCTCACGTGTTAGATTGTCGTCATATGATATGCACAGATTGCTTGAAAACCATACTTCTGggagaaaaaaaatgcaatgagtgccacaaagaaataaaatacaattcAGTTGGAGAAGTTCAATTCTCAATACCTGTCATAAGAGCTGCACGAATTAGAGAAATAGAGTGTCACGTAACTACCCCTTCTAAAGATGAAGATAATCATGGGATAGGTGATCATTCAAAAAATCAAGAGGGGACTAAAAGACGGAGAAAAATCAAGGATGAAGACGAAGAACCAAAATCCGTAATGGAAGAGAATAGTATTGGTGATTGTGACACTCATTTTTTTCCTGTGGTAGGATATTGTAAAACATGTGACCATATGGTTTGTAAGGATTGCTTAATCTTCGACCACTATAAAAGTGACTGTGACAAAACATGTGATGTTGTCTCCATGGTGGTCATGGCAAAATCCTTTATTTACGATTGTACAGCCCTGACATACAAAAGACTCTGCATAATAGAGTTCCATAGATTTAGAATGCAAGCCTTCAGATTTTATCTTGATATAAAAAAGTCTGAACTTGATGGTCATATGAATGAAGATTTACTTAAAGAATACAGAGAAATGCGAATTATGGTTGTAGAAGCTCAGGAATACCTTCATGATCTTATGGTCTCTGTACATTTCTATAAAATCAGCTTAGGTAAACTTACCTGTACAGAGAAATTATCTTTTGATATGAGAGAGATTAGCTATAGTATTGATTCAATGCCGACTCGGTTGTATCCAGTAGAAATTTTTGCagaaaaatttttcaaaaaataccCAGACTTTTCATACAAGGTTCTGCTTACTCATGGCTCTGATAAGGTAATATCAAAATTGATTGAAAACTTTTCTTTTCTAACAAATACAGATCCATCTACGCTCGATTCTACTGATTTAGAAgagaatttaataaaatttatgGAGACAACGCCAAAATTAAAGGCAATTGGCAGTTCCTTGGCGTATGAATTCGCCAATACTATGTCGGAAATCCGCCTTACAACGTCTTACAATGAAATTGTAAAATACAATCACTGTGTTATGGCAAAGCTTGCTCTAATGCCAGGGGAAGTAATTATCCAATGTGGAAGAAATATATGGATAAATGACCATCCGACTGCTAGGGGAAATAAATCCTCGGAAAAACGTTTACTTGCTTCgcagatagaaaaaaatataaaatcgcaGCAAGAAAGTGGTAATCTTACAGGGGCAAGACCAAAAACGTTTCCAGGACAAAGTTCAAGATCTAATTCTCAAGGGATACAGCCTCAAGAGCCAATATtatctttaaaacaagaaaatctttcTCAGAAAACTAATCGCTCAAATCTTGTAGACAGCTGTACGAACGAAAGACTTGACAAAACACATGCAAAAAGTCAACAGAAATCTCAGACTACATCACATCATAGCACAGACTATGCAAAAAAGGCAAGCAAATATCCCATGTCCACTCTTACAAAAATACAAGCTGATTATTTCTTTTCACTAATAACATTCTTAACACCCTCAATTGCCTATATCATAGCTACGACACCATTAAATCTCCCCCCTGTTAATCTTGACGATGTAAAAATATTCGGATATTACAGCTTGGGTAAGCTTGCGGAGTCTATAAAGAGTAATGCAGAAGTTGACATCAATTCATTTAATGAAAAGAAACTTTTACACGAAAAGCGTTCGAAATGTCACGAAGAAGTAAAATTATTTCGGTCTAATTTAAACCCATTCGCAATTTTTAACAATGATGCTTTTCCTTATTCAGCACATACACCACCATCCCAGGAACATCATAAAAGAAGTAGGGATGCAGTATTAACGGAGTCTTGTCAAAGTCAAAAGGAACCTGAATCAAGCGTGGGGGAAACTGTAGAAATTCAAGGGGAAAATGAGGATACTCCCAAGGAACCTCAGAGGGACAACAGAAAACCTGGGGCAATACAGTGGGAATCTGAAGAAAACCAGAGCCAATCTGAGTCCAGTCAGAGGGAAAATGAGGAAAACCAAATAGAACGTAGAGCAAAGCAAAATACACAGACAAGTAACATGGAAAATGAGGAAAGCCAGAAGCAATGCAAGGCAAACCAGAAAAAACACGAGGCAAGccagatagaaaaaaaagaaagtcagaagaaaaatgaaaaaagtcaGAGAGAAAAACAACCTAGCCAGAGGGAAAAAAGTGAAACTCGGAGAGAACATGAGCCAAGCCAGATAGTACATGAAGCAACCCATAGGGCAGATGATACAAGCCAAAGGGAAATTGAGACAGGCAATAGGGAAAATAAGAAAAGCCAGGAAAAATGTGAAGATAACCAGAGAGAACTTGAAGCAAACCTGAAGGAAATTCATATGGAATATGACAAAGGCTGGAAAGAATGTGGAGCAAGCCAGATGGAAAATAGAGCAAGTCATATGGAGCATGAGGCGAGAAAGTGGGAGCATGAAGCGAGACAGAGGGAGCATGAGGCAAGCCAGAGGGAGCATGAGGCGAGCCAGAGGGAGCATGAGGCGAGCCAAAGGGAGCATGAGGCGAGCCAAAGGGAACATGAGGCAAGCCAAAGGGAACATGAGGCAAGCCAAAGGGAACATGAGGTGAGCCACACAGAGCCCGGGTTTGAGCGGGGTGAGCCCGGGGTTGGGCGGGGTGAGCCCGGGGTTGGGCGGGGTGAGCCCGGGGTTGGGCGGGGTGAGCTCGGGGTTGGGCGGAGTGAGCCCGGGGTTGGCCGTGGTGAGCCCGGGGTTGGCCGTGGTGAGCCCGGGGTTGGCCGTGGTGAGCCCGGGGTTGGCCGTGGTGAGCCCGGGGTTGGGCGGGGTGAGACAGGGGCTGGGAGGGGTGAGCCCGGGGTTGGGCGGGGTGAGCCAGGGGCTGGGAGGGGTGAGCCCGGTTCGGGGCGGGGTGAGCCCGGGTCAGACGAGTTGGGCCATGGCGAACCCGAGTCAGGCTGGGGTGAACACTTGATTAGCAAGGGAGAGCACCAGGCAAGCCCAAGGAAACATGAGGCAAGTCAGAAAAAATATGAGGTAAGACAAAGGGAATATGAGGCACGTCAGAAAGAATATGAAACAAGACAAAGGGAACATGAAACAGGTCAGAAAGAACATGAGGCAAGACAGAGGGAACATGAGACAAGACAGAGGGAACATGAAACAAGACAGAGGAAATATGAAGAAAGCCTCAGGGGATATGAAGAAAGCCTAGGCTCATATGAGGAAAGCCAtagtaaatatgaagaaaataagaaagaatatgAGTCGAGCGGCGGAGAACGTGAGTCGAGTTGGGGGGAACATGAGAAAAGCCAGAGACAACAACAGGCAAGCCCTAGGGAACATGAGGCTAGTCAGAAAGAATATGAGGCAAGGCAAAGGGAACATGAGGCTAGTCAGAAAGAATACGAGGCAAGGCAGAGGAAACATGAGGCAAGACAGAGGGAACATGAGACAAGACAGAGGGAATATGATGAAAGACTGAGGAAACACGAAGAAATCCTAACAGCATATGAAGAAAGCCTAGCCTCATATGAGGCAAGCCAGAGTAAATATGAAGACAAAGAGAAGGAATATGAGGCATTCAGGAGATTACATAAGACAAGACAAATGGAACACATTGCAATCCAGAGGGAACTAGTGGCTATTCATAGGGAATGGGGTGCAATCCAAATAAAATACAAGGCAGACCCAATGTTTTTACATAGAAATTCAGCAAAAATTACGCATGAGTATAAAACTCAAACAATGATCACAAAAGAGACCTCAAATCTAACCGGTACACCGGTCTCTAGTAGTTCCATCCTAGCCATCGAAATGGGTGCAGCAGCTTTACCATTAAATACCCTTAGGGTAAATTTACAGGAGGAAATGAATCAAAATCTGACACTTGCAAATTCCGATAAAATATTAGCACTTGAAACACGCCATCTTCATCCAACACAACAGAGTGAAAATCAAACTGACACAGATGAGCCTCAAGACAATTCAAATATAGATGAACTTCATTTTAAAACACAAGATAAATTTACAGTTAAGTCATCACGTCCAACAGGGACACCAGAATATAGCTGTATGCCTATCATCCAAATTCAAACAGAGGCTTTACCTAGGATTTCCAATACAGCAACCCCAGAAATCCAAACACAAAACACGGTACAGAAGCAGGATCAAGGTGGAAGTGTTCTTAAAActcaaagtaaaaagaaaacagGTTTTAGTGTTTTTAAAAATTCTCTCGCATTAGCACAGCAATTTTGCACTCAGCATAATTTTGATTCCTCATACATCCCATTTGTAActaatatttttacaaaattagCACCATCCGCAACAGAGACTGTTCTATACATTATTGAGTATATGGAAGAAAACCGTGTCCCTCCCATGCTTCCAGCAACATCCAATTCCAGTGTGCCATCAAGTGATGACGAGGACTTACAAAG